CCACCTCACGGAAGGACCGACACCTTGAGCATCAGGGTGCTGCTCGCCGACGACCAGGCCCTGCTGCGGGCCACGTTCCGGATCCTCATCGACTCCTGCGCGGACATGGAAGTGGTCGCCGAGGCCTCCGACGGCGCGGAGGCGGTGGAACTGACCCGGACCCACCGCCCGGACATCGTCCTCATGGACATCCGCATGCCCGGCACCGACGGCCTGACCGCCACCTCCGCCCTGTGCGCCGACCCGGAGCTGTCCGCCACCCGTGTCCTGATCCTGACCACGTTCGAGACCGAGGACTACGTCGCCCAGGCCCTGCGCGCCGGCGCCAGCGGCTTCCTCGGCAAGGACGTCACCGCCGACACCCTCCTGACCGGCCTGCGCACCGTGGCCTCGGGCGAGGCGCTCCTCTCGCCCGGCGCCACCCGTTCCCTCATCACCCGCTTCCTCATGGCACCGGCCCCCGGCACGCACCTGGCGCCGCCGGAGCGCCTCGCCGACCTCACGGTCCGGGAGCGGGAGGTGATGGCCCTGGCGGCGGAGGGGCGGTCCAACACCGAGATCGCCGAGGACCTCACGCTCAGCCCGCTGACCGTCCGCACCCACATCCACCGGGCCATGACCAAGCTGGGCGCCCGCGACCGGGCGCAACTGGTCGTCATCGCCTACCAGACGGGCCTGGTCCGGGCGACGCCCCCGGCGTGAGGGCCGTGGCCGCGGCGGGGCCACGGCCGGCGGCTGTGCGAGGGCGGGGCTACGGCCGGCCGAACGCCGCCACCATGATGTTCTCCGCCACCTGGTTCATGTCCCGGCCCTTGGCGTCCGTGGAGTTGACGCTGTACACGAGGGTGCGCGAGCCGTCCCGGGTGGCGGCGACGGCCGTGTTGTAGCCCCAGCGTCCGCCCGTCTTGCCCCAGACCTCGCGTCCGCCCAGCTCCTTCATGGAGAGGCCGACGGAGTAGGCGGCCGGCTCGCCGCTGTGGAGGTCGGTCACCTTCGGCAGGGTGAACATCTCCTCCAGCAGCGGCCCGCGCACCACCCGCCCCTGGAACAGGGCCCGCGTGAACCGCTCCAGGTCCGCCGTCGTCGAGATGAGGTCCCCGGCCGCCCACGCGTCCGTCGCCCCCCACACGGACACGTCGCGCAGCCCGAGTGTCCCGTCGTCCAGCCGCATCCGCTGGTAGCCGTGGTTGTGCGGCCCGACGATGCGCGGGTTCGCCCCGGGGAAGTACGTGTCCCGCAGCCCCAGCGGCTTCAGCACCCGGCGCGCGACCTGACGCTCGTAGGCGTCGCCGGTGACGCGCTCGATGACCAGCCCGGCGATCTGGTAGCCGATGTTGAGGTAGTGCTGCCGCTCGCCCGGCGCGAACTCGGGCTTCTTCGACGTCGCCGAGCGGACCAGGTCCCGGGTGTCGTGGACCTGGAAGCGGTGGGCGTACCACTCCTCGACGGTGGTCCCGGGGAGGTCCGGCGCGGGGATGCCGTGCGTGTGGTCGAGGAGCTGCCGGACGGTCACTCTCCCGTACGAGGCCGGGATCAGCTCCGGCAGGTAGGAGCGGGCGCTGCGGTCCAGGTCCAGCCGGCCCTCGGCGGCCAGTTGCAGGGCGAGTGCCGCCGTGAAGACCTTGGTGACGGATCCGACGCGGAAGCGGCCGGCCGGATCCGCCGGGCGGCCGGTCCGCAGGTCGTGCACGCCCGAACTGCCCCGCCAGACGCCCTCCTCGCCCCCGACCCGCACGAGCGCCGCCGTCGCGTCGGCGCCGGGGAGGCCGGCCAGGGCGGCTCGGAGGGCGGCTTCGAGGGCGGGGTCCGGGGACTGCGCCGCGGCGGACGGCGCGGCCGGGGCCGAGGCGGCGGCCGGCAGCGCGGACGGCCCCGCCATCACCCCCGCGACGAGCGCGGCGGCGAGCAGGCTGGTACGGGCCTTCATGGTCGACTCCAGTGGTGGGGACCGTCGTTGTGGACGGCTCCATCCTCCGGACCGGGGGCGGCACGCGGATCGCCCCCGCGGGCGGTTCGGGCCGGCCGGTTCCTCGCCGGTGCGGGGGAGGCACCGGCCAGGGCCGCTCCCCCGGGCGGGGGACCCCCGGCCGTGACCAGGCCCGTCTCGTACGCGCAGATCACGGCCTGGATCCGGTCCCGCAGCCCCAGCTTCGCCAGGACGTTGCCGACATGCGTCTTGACCGTGTGGTCGCTGACCACCAGCTCGGCGGCGATCTCGGCGTTCGACAGGCCGCGCGCGAGCAGCAGCAGCGTCTCGCGTTCCCGCGCGGTCAGCACGTCCAGCCGGGGGTCGGGCCGGCGCGGCCGGGCGGCGGCGGGCCGGGTGTACTGCTCCACCAGGCGCCGGGCCACCGACGGCGCGAGCAGCGAGTCGCCCCGGGCGACGACCCGCACCGCGTGCACGAGGTCGTCCCGCCGGACGTCCTTCAGCAGGAACCCGCTGGCGCCCGCGTGCAGCGCCTCGTACACGTACTCGTCGGAGTCGAAGGTCGTCAGCATCACCGTCCGGCAGCCGCCCGCCGCGCTGATGGCGCGGCAGGCCCCGATCCCGTCCAGGCGCGGCATCCGGATGTCGAGCAGCGCCACGTCCGGAGCGTGCCGCCGCACCGCCTCGACCGCCGCCGCCCCGTCGCCCGCCTCCGCGACGACCTCGATGTCCGGCTGGACGTCCAGGATCATCGCGAAGCCGCTGCGCACCAGCTCCTGGTCGTCCGCCACCACGACCCGGATCGTCACGACCCCGCCTCCACCGCGACCGGTACGGGGATCCGCGCCCGCACCTCGAACCCGCGCCCGTCCGCTCCCGGCCCGGCGACCGCGCTGCCGCCGTGGGCCGCCGCCCGCTCCCGGACCCCCACCAGCCCGTGCCCGCCGGCCCCGGGCACGGGACGCGGCCCCCGCCCGTCGTCCGTCACACGTACCTCCAACTCGGCTTCCCGGTAGTCCAGTCGCACGGCCACGGTACGGGCGTCAGCGTGGCGGACGGTATTGGTCAGGGCCTCCTGGACGACCCGGAAGACGGTGGCGGCGACCGCGTCCGGCACCGGCCGGACGCGGCCCGTCGTCCCGTACCCGACGGCGAGACCGCTGTCCCGCACCCGGTCGAGGAGCGCGGGCAGTTCGGCGAGCCCGGGCTGCGGGGCGCGCGGGGAGCCGCCGGGCTCGTCGCCGTCGCGCAGCACCCCCAGCATCCGGCGCAACTGGGCCATGGCGTCCCGTCCGGTGGCGGAGATCGCGTCGAAGGTGGCCTCCGCCCGCTCCGGCGCGTGCCGCACCGCGACCGGCCCGGCCTCCGCCTGCACGATCATCAGGCTCACCGCGTGGGAGAGGATGTCGTGCATCTCCCGCGCGATCCGGGCCCGTTCCCGCGCGGCGGCCCGCTCGGCCTCGACCAGGTGCGCCCGCCGGCGGGCGTCGGTCAGCCGCCCGAAGACGTAGGCGGCGGCCAGCACGAAGCAGGAGAAGGTCAGTTCACGCGCGGACCGCGTGTTCAGCCACACGCCCACGGGCACCGCGACGACCATGACCAGGGCGGCGACGAGCCGCTTCCGCGGGGGCGAGACCGCGGCGATGGTGTACACGACCACGAGCCCGGTGTACGGCAGCGGCTGCCCGGGCCCGTCCACGGTCAGCCGGTACAGCGCGTTGGCGGCCAGCACCGCGAACAGCACGGCGACGGGCGCGCGCCGCCGCCACACCAGGGGCAGCACGGTGAGGGTGCTCAGCCCGTACGCGGCCCAGGTCGCGGGCGGCGTCCCGGGCGGGCGCGGCACGAGGAACGGCATGGTCATCGCGCCCTGGACGAGGAGCGCCACGCCGACGTCGAGCAGCAGCGGATTGGCCGCCGCCAGGGCCCGCCCCCGCTCCCACCACTCCCGCAGCACCCCGCGTATGCCCATGGCGACTCACGACCCCCGTCCCGTGCCGGCTGACACCGGAACGGTAAGGGATCCACCGCTCGGCGACGGGGCGCAACGCGGCCGGTGCCGTGCGGGGTCGGGTCAGGGGGCAGGCGTCAGGGTGTCTCCGGTGGCGTCCACGCTGCCACCAGGTCGAGCAGGCCCGGGAAGCGGGCGTTGAGGTCGGTGACCCGGACGTGGCTGCGGCGTTCCAGGCCGTACTGGCGCTGGCGGGTGATGCCGGCCTCGCGCAGGGCCTTGAAGTGGTGGGTGAGGGAGGACTTGGGGCGGTCGAGGCCGAACCAGCCGCAGGAGTGGTCGAACGCCTCGGACTCCAGCAGCAGTTTCCGCACGATCCGCAGGCGCAGCGGGTCGCTCAGCGCGCCCAGCACCGTCTCGAGACGCAGGTCCTCCACCGCCGGCTCGGGCAGCGGTTCCGGCAGGTCGTCCGGCTCCGGCACCACCTTGATGACCGGCACCTGGCGCGTCGTCGCGGACATGGGCCGCCCCTTCCTCCCACCCGAATCCTCTGTACGAGTTTTATCGTACTGCATGCTAAGTTCGAATGGACTCGTACTGAGCTTGGCCGGAGGGAGCACCCATGTCGGAGAGTCGGACCGTGCCCGCCGAGGCGGTGGACGCACAGCAACGCCCCGCGCCTCCCACCCGGCCGGAGCGCCGTACGCCCACCTGGTGGGTGTGGCTGGCGGCGTGGCCCGTCACCGCCGTCTTCGTGCTGTCCAACGCGGCGACCCCGCTGTACGTGCTGTGGCAGCGCGACATCGGGTTCTCCAAGGGCACCCTGACCGTCGTCTTCGCGTTCTACATCGTCGGCCTGCTCGGCTCGCTGCTGGTCTCGGGCGTCGTCTCCGACCGGCTGGGCCGCAAGCCCGTGCTGCTGCCCGCGCTCGGCCTCGCCCTCGCCGCCTGCGCGATCTTCGCGACGGCCACGACGGTGACCGCGCTGATCATCGCCCGGCTGTTCACCGGCATCGCCGTCGGCGCCGTCGTCTCCGCCGGCATGGCGGCCGTGACGGACGTGGCGGGCCCCGAGCGCAAGCGGCTCGCCGCGCTGCTGGCCTCCTGCGCGATGGTCTTCGGGGCCGGCCTCGGCCCGCTCCTCGCCGGCCTGCTGTCCGAGACGCTCCCGGCCCCCACCGTGACCGTC
This genomic stretch from Streptomyces sp. Go-475 harbors:
- a CDS encoding response regulator transcription factor; the encoded protein is MSIRVLLADDQALLRATFRILIDSCADMEVVAEASDGAEAVELTRTHRPDIVLMDIRMPGTDGLTATSALCADPELSATRVLILTTFETEDYVAQALRAGASGFLGKDVTADTLLTGLRTVASGEALLSPGATRSLITRFLMAPAPGTHLAPPERLADLTVREREVMALAAEGRSNTEIAEDLTLSPLTVRTHIHRAMTKLGARDRAQLVVIAYQTGLVRATPPA
- a CDS encoding serine hydrolase domain-containing protein, yielding MKARTSLLAAALVAGVMAGPSALPAAASAPAAPSAAAQSPDPALEAALRAALAGLPGADATAALVRVGGEEGVWRGSSGVHDLRTGRPADPAGRFRVGSVTKVFTAALALQLAAEGRLDLDRSARSYLPELIPASYGRVTVRQLLDHTHGIPAPDLPGTTVEEWYAHRFQVHDTRDLVRSATSKKPEFAPGERQHYLNIGYQIAGLVIERVTGDAYERQVARRVLKPLGLRDTYFPGANPRIVGPHNHGYQRMRLDDGTLGLRDVSVWGATDAWAAGDLISTTADLERFTRALFQGRVVRGPLLEEMFTLPKVTDLHSGEPAAYSVGLSMKELGGREVWGKTGGRWGYNTAVAATRDGSRTLVYSVNSTDAKGRDMNQVAENIMVAAFGRP
- a CDS encoding histidine kinase, producing the protein MGIRGVLREWWERGRALAAANPLLLDVGVALLVQGAMTMPFLVPRPPGTPPATWAAYGLSTLTVLPLVWRRRAPVAVLFAVLAANALYRLTVDGPGQPLPYTGLVVVYTIAAVSPPRKRLVAALVMVVAVPVGVWLNTRSARELTFSCFVLAAAYVFGRLTDARRRAHLVEAERAAARERARIAREMHDILSHAVSLMIVQAEAGPVAVRHAPERAEATFDAISATGRDAMAQLRRMLGVLRDGDEPGGSPRAPQPGLAELPALLDRVRDSGLAVGYGTTGRVRPVPDAVAATVFRVVQEALTNTVRHADARTVAVRLDYREAELEVRVTDDGRGPRPVPGAGGHGLVGVRERAAAHGGSAVAGPGADGRGFEVRARIPVPVAVEAGS
- a CDS encoding helix-turn-helix domain-containing protein, with the protein product MSATTRQVPVIKVVPEPDDLPEPLPEPAVEDLRLETVLGALSDPLRLRIVRKLLLESEAFDHSCGWFGLDRPKSSLTHHFKALREAGITRQRQYGLERRSHVRVTDLNARFPGLLDLVAAWTPPETP
- a CDS encoding response regulator transcription factor, whose protein sequence is MTIRVVVADDQELVRSGFAMILDVQPDIEVVAEAGDGAAAVEAVRRHAPDVALLDIRMPRLDGIGACRAISAAGGCRTVMLTTFDSDEYVYEALHAGASGFLLKDVRRDDLVHAVRVVARGDSLLAPSVARRLVEQYTRPAAARPRRPDPRLDVLTARERETLLLLARGLSNAEIAAELVVSDHTVKTHVGNVLAKLGLRDRIQAVICAYETGLVTAGGPPPGGAALAGASPAPARNRPARTARGGDPRAAPGPEDGAVHNDGPHHWSRP